A single Nicotiana tabacum cultivar K326 chromosome 5, ASM71507v2, whole genome shotgun sequence DNA region contains:
- the LOC107805931 gene encoding protein ABCI7, chloroplastic has protein sequence MASALAPIFSTKSTSVSVSSSLSTPTRISTKSTSVSVYSSLSTPTRINQKNPKVRVFTKPKLNPISAFSDPYVLQIAETLEDSLPSLSSPPLQKLRETSSETLLSTPWPSRKDEPFRFTDTSFLKNSRIEPILPPKIQSSSLDVFSDTLLPTISILDGYIMNELSQLKELASGVYVGSLLSVKSEAILKRVSEYESDFKGDLFWSLNGVGTPDVLLVYVPEGCKVENTLVLRYISGESSDKGSKALPFSNPRVLVLVEKGGEISIVEEYVGGEKDKCYWSNSVIEVVVGEGAKVSHSYLQNQSLNAAHIKWTWVQQESTSTYEHIEVSTGGKLSRHNIHIQQVGPDTVTELSTFHMCISDQTQDLHSRLVLDHPRGVSQQIHKCIVAHSSGQAVFDGNVQVNRYAQQTDAGQLTRSLLLEPRATVNVKPNLQIIADDVKCSHGAAISDLEEDQLFYFRARGVDVETARKALIFSFAAEVVDRFPNASIRKKVETHIRELLDPSRP, from the exons ATGGCTTCTGCTTTGGCACCAATCTTCTCTACTAAATCAACTTCTGTATCTGTATCCTCATCTCTCTCAACACCAACAAGAATTTCTACTAAATCAACCTCTGTATCTGTATACTCATCTCTCTCAACACCAACAAGAATTAACCAGAAAAATCCTAAAGTTAGAGTCTTTactaaacctaaattaaatccaaTTTCAGCATTTTCAGACCCATATGTTCTCCAAATAGCTGAAACCCTTGAAGACTCTTTACCTTCCTTATCTTCCCCACCACTTCAGAAATTAAGGGAAACTTCCTCAGAAACCCTACTTTCAACCCCTTGGCCTTCTCGTAAAGATGAACCTTTTAGATTCACTGACACTTCATTCTTGAAAAATTCAAGAATTGAACCAATTTTGCCTCCAAAGATTCAGAGTTCTTCTTTGGATGTATTTTCAGATACCCTTTTGCCTACAATTTCGATTCTTGATGGTTATATTATGAATGAATTGTCTCAGTTAAAAGAATTGGCTAGTGGTGTTTATGTTGGTAGTCTTTTGAGTGTGAAATCTGAGGCCATATTGAAAAGGGTGTCTGAGTATGAATCTGATTTTAAGGGTGATTTGTTTTGGTCACTTAATGGTGTTGGTACCCCTGATGTATTACTAGTGTATGTGCCAGAAGGGTGTAAAGTTGAGAATACATTGGTTTTGAGGTACATTTCAGGTGAGAGTAGCGATAAGGGATCAAAAGCTTTGCCCTTTTCGAATCCGAGGGTGTTGGTGTTGGTGGAAAAGGGAGGGGAGATTAGTATAGTTGAGGAGTATGTAGGTGGAGAAAAAGATAAATGTTACTGGTCAAATTCTGTTATAGAAGTGGTTGTTGGTGAAGGGGCAAAAGTGAGCCATTCTTACCTCCAAAATCAATCTTTAAATGCTGCACATATCAAGTGGACTTGGGTTCAGCAG GAATCAACTAGCACATACGAGCATATAGAAGTAAGCACTGGTGGAAAGTTGAGTAGGCACAATATTCATATCCAGCAAGTTGGTCCAGACACAGTTACTGAGTTATCTACATTTCATATGTGTATCTCTGATCAAACGCAAGATCTACACAGTAGATTAGTCCTAGATCACCCTCGAGGTGTCTCTCAGCAGATCCACAAGTGCATTGTGGCCCATTCGTCTGGACAGGCTGTTTTTGATGGAAACGTTCAAGTCAATAG ATACGCGCAGCAGACAGATGCAGGACAACTTACACGGAGCCTCCTTTTGGAGCCTCGAGCAACTGTGAATGTCAAACCTAATCTCCAAATCATCGCTGATGATGTCAAATGCTCTCATGGTGCTGCAATCAGTGACCTCGAGGAGGACCAACTGTTTTACTTCAGAGCACGGGGTGTTGACGTTGAAACTGCCAGAAAAGCTTTGATCTTTTCGTTTGCTGCTGAAGTAGTAGACCGTTTCCCAAATGCTTCAATTCGGAAGAAAGTTGAAACTCATATTAGAGAATTGCTAGATCCCTCACGCCCTTAA